Sequence from the Blastocatellia bacterium genome:
GATACCCACCCGCGCGCACACCGATGGATGCGCCGGCAGCGCGGGCTGTCATCCAAACGATCGAGGAAGCGACCACCTCAACGATCATCAAGTTGCCGACGCTTGGCGGCAGCGTGCCGATGTATTTGTTCGCCGACCTGCTGAACACGCCGGTCATCGGACTGCCCATTGCCAACCACGACAACAATCAACATGCAGCCAATGAAAACATCCGCTTGCAAAACCTGTGGGACGGCATTGAGGTTTTTGCTCATTTACTTGCTCGACTGGGCGTTCACTGGCAATGAGCATGACGAGGCGCTACACAACAACTTTCTGTTCCGCGTCTTGAATGTTCATAATCAGTCCATTAGCATTGAGCGTGCAATGATCCGACTGAAAAATATCCAGGTGACGCTTCCGACGCGTGATGTCGCGGCTGCCGCAGCGTTTTACATTGACGTTCTCGGTTTTCGCCGCGAGAGCCAAACCGCTCGGCAAGCGATTTTGGCCAGAGGCGATTTTCGACTGGGGCTGGTCGTGGCCGAGCCGGGCGCGACACATCATCCTCAATCAGCGCAATTACGACTCACATTGGCTGACCGAGATCAGCTCAAAGAGCTGCTGGATCAGGTCAGACGCTTGAACTTGACGGTACTGGAGGAGATCCACGAGCATGCTGATGGTTCACTGATATTTTCGTTCGTTGCCCCTGACGAACACATCATTGAAATCATGACCCAGCCAATGCCCTCCTCTGGCCAAGTCGTGGCAGAAAGCACGCCTGCACAGCCGTCGGCGCAAGCGTCGGCTTCACCACCAGCAACTCGGCCGAGTTCATCCGCAGCTCGCCCGTCACGCGCCGAACGCTACGCGCTCGAATCGCAAGCCCTGCTGGCCAAGATCAAAGAAGAAGTGGCCAGCTTGAGCACTTCATTTTCTCCAGCCGATCTTGCGGCGACACTCGATGAGATGAAGCAGAAAGTTCTCCAGCGCATGAGCGAGATCACCGAAAAGGTGACGATTGCGGTTGAAGACCACGACGAGCAGGAAGAGAAAAAGAAAGAGGCTCAACACATCTTAGAGCGTTACAAACAGGCGATGAATCAGGCGGCTCCGCCAACGGCGGAGCCGCCAGCGGAAGCAGACGCTTCCAAGCCGGTGCGAAAGACGCTCGGCCCAGCCCCCGATGAAAAGCAACCAAACGAGTGAAGCGGTGGCCTGCCCGTGGCACGCTGAGATTGAACGCCGTTTATGCTCGCTGCGCCTCCATCGGCAAGACCTTGACGACGACAATCGTAGTATCGTCGCGAAGCTGGCTGTCACCGGTGAATTGTTTCATGTCAGCATAGAGCGTCTGGCACAAAGCGGACGCGCTCAGATGGGCGTTAGCGCGAGCGACTTGCTCGATCCGTCCGCGGTCGAACATCTGATGGGCAGCGTTTTCGGCCTCGACCAGACCATCGGTGTACATCAGCAGCACATCACCCGGAAGCAAATCAATGGTTCGCTCATTGTAGGTCTGATCCTCAATCAGCCCGAGTACCATGCCGCCGCTTCTCAAGTATCGCACACTGCCATCGGCGCGTAGCACCACAGGCGGATGATGACCAGCGTTGCTAAAGGTGAACCGGCGATTGGCCACGTCCAGCACACCATAAACGGCGGTAACAAATTGGTAGCCAGCCAGGCTTTCACAAAGCAGCTTGTTCACTTTGGCAAAGATCGTCCGAATCGAATAATTGTTTCTGATCTCAGCTCGGAGAAAGGCGCGGAACGCAGACATGATCAGCGACGCTGGAATGCCTTTGCCGGCGACATCAGCAATGACAATGCCCAGATGGCCCGGCACGATGGGAATGAAATCGTAATAATCACCGCCGATGTCTTCTGAGGGCACATTGAGGCCGGCAATATCAAATCCATCCACGTGGGGCGCCGCCGCAGGCAGCAAACTGAGTTGTACTTCGCGGGCGATGCGGAGCTGTTCTTCCAGGCGCTTCTTTTCGAGCCGTTCACGATGCAGCAGCGCCTTCTCAAGCGAGATGGCCGCTTGCGTCGCCAGCACAGTGAGCCACTGTAAATCTTCGTCGGTGAAGTGGCCGGGCCGATCACTTTCCAGATTGAACGCGCCGATAATTTTCCCATTGCTGATGATGGGCACGGTTAACTGGCTCTGCGTTGTGGGGCGACTCCTCATGTAGTAAGGATTTTGCTCAACCACAGGGGCCAGCACGCTTTCACCGGTTGTGATGACGCGCCCGACAATGCCACGCATGTGAGCCAGCGGCACCTCAACGCACTCCGATTCATGGTAACCACGACTGACAACATGCTCGACGGTCTGCGTATTGGGGTCGAGTAAATAGATTTCGGCAGCGTCATAGGGAATCAAAATCCGAGCCGATTCCAGAATGAAGTCCAATACTTCTTCCAGCTCCAATGATGAGTTGATGCGGCGATTGATCTCCAGCATCGTCCGCAATCGCGATTCATTCTTCAACTGCTCTTCGACAACAGCCACAGCTTCTCCTCCTCGCAACCTGGAACGCCGATGGCGCAGGCCCGGCGGATCAACGCAGAATAACTATCGGTGGATGCTCGTTCACGGAGCATCATCCACGTCCCATGCTTGTTCATCTCCTGCGGTATGTGACCACACAGAGGCGTCTCCGTCAACCACAGGCCACAACACCGGCGAACGAGTTTACGTTGAGCTTTGGTGACGCACATAACTCACGGACGAGTTGCGATCATAAGGGCACATTATACGGTTGTTTCAGGAAACAGCAACCGAGCAGAGCCACAGGTAACCTGATTCGTCTTAGAGCGGTTTGCAAGTGAGCTTATCCCGGAAGCGCACGCGCGTTTATTAGCCGGCAAGATGGGGTGCCCACAGGCCAAAGGCAATGGAAAATTGCTCTAGCCCACAAACTTGTAACCGATGCGGTGGACGGTAATGATGTAACGGGGATCGCTTGGCGTGTCTTCGATTTTTTTTCTGAGTTTGGCGATGTGCATGTCAACGGTGCGGGTGAACGGGAAATTCTGGTAACCCCAGACGGCATCGAGCAACTGATCGCGCGTGACTACTTCGCCACGATGCTCGATGAAGTAGCGCATGATGTCAAACTCACGTGGCGACAGCTCGAGCGCCTCCTCACCTTTGGTTGCTCGAACTCGTTTGAAGTCCAACGTGATATTGCCGAAACGATAGATTTCGATCTTTTCCGCAGGCTTGGAGGCGCGTCGCAGAACGGCTTCGACGCGGGCCATCAGCTCGACGAAGCTGAATGGTTTGGTGACGTAATCATCGGCGCCGAGCCTGAGGCCGCGCACCTTGTCCATCTCCTGCCCGCGCGCCGTCAGCATGATGATGGGCATGCCATAGCCTTGGCTGCGAAGCCGTTGACACACATCCAACCCGCTCAGTTGGGGCAGCATGATGTCCAGGATAATCAAGTCGGGTTGCTGTTCGGCGGCCAGTTGCAATCCCAGGACGCCATCCGAGGCTTCCAGCACATCGTACCCTTCGAATCGAAAACCATCGCGCAGCGCGACAGCCATCGTAGGGTCATCTTCGATGATCAACACTCGTTTCATGATCGTGCTCTGCCATAATCGGAGGACGGTCACGGCTGGCGGCTTGCCGGTTGAAGCGGCAGATGGATGGTGAATGTGCTCCCTTTGCCCAATTCACTTTCGACGGTGACCCGCCCGCGATGAGCTTCCACGATATGCTTGACGATGGATAAGCCGAGCCCGCTTCCTTTGACGTCGTGCACCAGGCCGGTGCTGACGCGGTGGAATCGCTCGAAGATTTTCGTTTGTTCTTCGCGTGGAATGCCCAGCCCGTGATCGGTGACCGACACGGTGGCTTCTGCCTTGATGTGACCCACACGGACATGAATCTGTCTGGCCGAGCCGGAATACTTGACAGCATTATCCAAGAGGTTCATCAGCGCCTGCGCAATCGCCTGAGGGTCAATCAGCGCCGGCGGCAATGGCTCATGCGGTCGCTGAAAATCAATCGAGAACCCGCGTTGCTTGAGTTGGACTTCGACCGTCTTGAGGGTTTCGCTGACCAGCTCAGTCAAGTCGGTCAGCTCGAAGTGGTAGGTCTTCTGCCCAGACTCGATCTTGGAAAAATCCAGAATGTTGTTGATCAACTGGGTCAACCGCTGACTTTCTGTCTCGATGTATTGACCGTATTCAGCCACCTTATCGGGCTGCGTGACGCGCCCCATCTTGAGCAGTTCGCCAAACACACGAATCGAGGCCAGCGGCGTGCGCAGTTCGTGTGAGACGTTTGAGACGAAGTCGGTCTTCATCTGCGACAATTTCATCTCACGCGAGGCGGTGCGCAACGCTAAGACAATGCCACCAATGAGCATGATCGTCATCAACACTGAAAGCGAGAGATTGATCATCATGTAGCGCCGCGCCCATTGTTCCGGCGTCTCGTCGCGGCTCTGGATGCCCAAGCGCCATTTCTCAAACACAAACGGCAAGGAGAGCCATACCACCTCACCTCTGCCTTCGCTCGGTTGACTTGTATAGACCTTTCGGCCTGAGCTATCGTAGGCCATGACGATCAGGTTCTCTCCCTCGTTGTTGGAGAAACTGCGCGCTAATGTCTCTTGAATCACGCGAGGCAGAACTTTGTCCTGGAAATGGGCTACGTCTACAATCATCCCGGCGACGCCGATCACGCGCGACGCTTCGTCAACAATTGGATTGAGGATAATCGGGTTCTGCGGATCGTGATCGCTGAAGCTGAGCGTTGTCGTCTCAACACCGGCGTTCTGTAACCGCACCAGTCTCCACGGCGTGCAGGCGAGGGTGACGGCCCGCGCTTGTGGGCAATCGGATCGCAGTTTCATGCCACGATCGGTCGCATCGTAGAAAAACGTGCGCGATTCTCCATTGGGCGCAAACAGCATGACGAATAATTCACGCGCGCCACAACTGAGCTTCTTTTTGAAATGATAGCTCACCCTGTGAATCCGTTCTTCCGAGCACGTCTCCGGTGGGATGTTGAGGACCCGTTCGGCATCCATTCGGTAGATCGTCTCGATCTCTTTGACGACCGCCTGCAGATAGTTGGTCAACATCGCCCGGCGGGCCAGCGGCGAAGTCCTCTCCAACTCTTTCAGCGACTGATACTGCACGCCAAGCAGGACCAGCAGTGGGATGACAACGGCCAGAAAACCGACCCAGAGCAGATGTCGTCGCAGAAATGTTCTGAGCGTTGCCATGCCCGGTCATTATACATAGATTCAGCGTCAGCGGTCAGTTGATGCGCGTCGCATTGGAAGAGCGGACAATCACTTTTTACGGGTTTTTACAGCGACGGCTCGAGCTTTGCAGAAAGCTATCGTTGAGCGATACGTGCAAGCTGATTCACGGGCGCTTGAGCGGATCGCTTCTGCTGCATGATGACCAACGGAAAAGAAATCACCAACGAGTGCATCATTGCCGCTTGGCAGCCGCCTCGTGCTCAAAACAGCGGGTCTCGCTTGCGTGCTGAATCCTGACGCTCATTCTGCCCGCCACCGACGGGCATTTGATCCTGAACATCCATCTGAAAACCACTGTAATGCGCTTGTCAACGTGTTGACGCGCATCGCACGGAACAAATTACAACCGAGCAGTTGATGCCGAGGTTTTTATAGCATAATATCACGCGGGCAGAAGATGGGCTTGAAGTCGTGGTTCTGCTGGTGAGAGACAATCATGCTGGAAGCCGTCCTCTCAGGATTTGTTGTATCGTTGACAGCGCCCTGGTGGCAGCGCATTGGGCGAGCTGCCTCAGGCTGGTTATTAGCCGTCTTGCCAGTGGGGCTGGTGATTTACTTTGCGCAGTTCCTCGGACCGCTGACCGACGGTACAACACTGGTTACATCGGATCGGTGGCTTCCGAGTCTCGGTATCAATTTGTCGTTTCACTTGGATGGACTCAGTCTGCTGTTCGCCCTGCTGATTAGCGGCATTGGCGCGTTGGTGCTGATCTATGCCGGTGCATACCTGAAGGGGCATCCACACCTTGGCCGATTCTACGCCTACATACTGATGTTCATGGCGTCCATGCTAGGCGTGGTGCTGGCCGACAATGTGATCACGTTGTTTGTCTTCTGGGAACTGACCAGCGTCAGCTCCTACCTGTTGATCGGATTTGATCACGAACGTGAAGCGGCGCGCGCAGCGGCCTTGCAAGCCCTGTTGGTGACCGGCCTGGGTGGTCTGGCGTTGCTGGCCGGACTGGTCTTGCTTGGCCACGTTGGCGGCAGTTGGGAACTTTCCGTGCTGCTCGGTCGAGGCGAGGCAATCCGTTCACATTCATTGTATCAACCGATCCTCCTCCTGATCTTGATTGGCGCGTTCACCAAATCAGCGCAATTTCCCTTTCATTTCTGGTTGCCGGCAGCGATGGAAGCGCCGACGCCCGTGAGCAGCTACTTGCATTCGGCCACGATGGTGAAAGCGGGCGTCTATCTGCTGGCGCGGCTCCATCCGGCGCTGGGCGGCACTGATGATTGGCACTACGCTGTTACGTTGGCCGGCGCCATGACGATGCTGGTTGGCGCAATCATCGCGCTGCGGCAGCATGATATGAAACAGTTGCTTGCCTATTCAACAGTCAGCGCGCTGGGCATGTTGATGCTGCTGCTGGGACTGGGCACGATACTTTCGATCAAAGCAGCGATGGTCTTTCTGGTGGTTCACGCGCTGTATAAGGGCGCGCTGTTTTTGATCGCCGGCGCTGTGGATCATGAAACAGGAACGCGGGATGTCAGGCAACTGGGCGGCTTGCGGCTGATGATGCCGATCACGGCTGTGGCCGGCATGCTAGCGGCGCTCTCGATGGCTGGATTGCCCCCCATGCTGGGGTTCATCAGCAAAGAACTGATCTACGAAGCCAAGCTGCAAGCGCCACAGGCCGGCTGGCTCATCACGCTGGCAGGCGTCATCGCCAACATCTGGATCGTGGCCGTCGCCATCACCGTCGGCATTCGTCCATTTCTCGGTTCAGCGGCGAAGACACCGAACCAGCCACATGAAGCGCCATTCTCACTCTGGCTTGGGCCGGTGATACTGGCCGGGTTGAGTTTTATTCTGGGGTTACTGCCTGATGTCCTTGGTCAGGCGCTTCTGTCGCCGGCGGCTGGCGCGGTCCGCGGTGAGCCAACCGAAATCAAACTCGCGTTATGGCACGGCATCAATCCGGTGCTCGCCTTGAGCGTGCAGACCGTTGTTTGTGGCCTGGTGGTGTTTGCCGTGCGCCATCAGATGCGGCGCATGCCCTGGCCGCGGATGTTCACCGGCGCCAACGTCTACAAGCTGAGCCTCGATCTGCTGAACGCGGTCGCTCGCGTTCAGACGCGCGCTGTGCAAACCGGCTACCTGCGATTCTATCTGCTAATGCTGATTGTCACGACTGTCGGTTTAGGTGGATACACACTGATAGATCGCGTGGAATTGAACCAGCAGAGCGGCTGGTCAGACATTCGCGCTCATGAATGGATGATTGCGATCATGATACTGACGGCGACTGTGATGGTTGTGCGGGCTTCGTCTCGGTTGGTTGCGGTGGCTGCGCTGGGCGTGATTGGCTATGGCGTGGCCGTGATTTTCATGCTGTTTGGCGCGCCAGACCTCGCAATCACACAATTCACCATCGAAACGCTGGCTGTTATTCTCTTCGTGTTGGTGCTTTATCGGCTGCCACGGTTAGCTGCGTTGTCTAGTTCGGCAGCGCGGGTTCGCGACGCCGTGGTCGCATTAGCCGCAGGCGGATTGATGACCATGCTCGTCGTGGCAGCCAGCGGCGTCTGGCGGCCAGCGCCATTGACAGAGTACTTCGCCCAGAACAGCTTGTTGCTGGCACATGGACGCAATGTCGTGAATGTCATACTGGTGGATTTTCGCAGTTTGGACACGTTGGGCGAGATCACCGTGCTGGCTGTCGCCGCTATCGGTGTTTACGCTCTGCTCCGGCTGCGATTGGAGACTGCCAAGGAGTCATCGGACTATGACAGCTAGCTTACATCTGGGTCGCATCTGGGGTATTCCGATTGGATTGCACTGGAGTTGGTTTTTGATCTTTGGACTGGTGACCTGGTCGCTGGCGCTCGGTTTTTTCCCGCGAGAACATCCGGGACTGCCTCCGCCAGCTTATTGGGTGTTAGGAGCGATTACCAGCGTGCTATTCTTCGCCTCGGTGCTGATTCACGAACTGGGACACACCTACTTTGCCTTGCGCGACGGACTGCCAGTTCGTGCCATCACGCTCTTCCTCTTCGGTGGCGTGGCGCAACTTGGCCAAGAGCCGCGCACGCCGGCGTCGGAGTTCCGCATCTCGATTGCCGGGCCGTTGACCAGTCTGGCACTGGCCGGTCTGTTTGCTCTGCTGTACCAACTTGATCAAGCCATCGTCTATCTGGCTGCGCCGAGCCTGTGGCTGGCGCGAATCAATTTCATCCTGGCCGTGTTTAACATGATCCCCGGATTCCCGCTGGATGGCGGTCGCGTGCTGCGAGCGATTCTCTGGCATTTCACCGGCAGCCTGCAACGCGCCACGCAAATCGCTTCATTCAGCGGTCAAGTCATCGCCTTTGGGTTCATCGGCTGGGGCATGTTCACGATGTTTCGAGGCGGCTTGTTTGAAGGTCTGTGGTTAGCCTTCATTGGCTGGTTCTTGCAGAATGCGGCAGCAGCCACGTATGCGGCTGTCAACCTTCAGCAGGTGCTACGCGGCGTTCGTGTAGCCCGTGTCATGGCGCCCGGCTATCCGCAGGTGAGCGGTCAAACGTTGCTCGATCAACTCGTCGAAGACCATGTGATGGGCAGCGGGCAGCGATATTTCTTTGTCGCGGAGGCCGGCCGGCCGCGCGGCATGGTCACGCTTCGCGAAGTCACCCGCGTGCCCAGGGCGCAGTGGAGCCAAACATCAGCCGAACAGGTGATGGTGCCGTGGGATCGGTTGACACGCATCACGCCGAACATGGAGCTGCAAACCGCTCTCCAAACGATGGACGACGCCAACGTCGCCCAAGTCCCCGTCGTTGAGGATGACCAAATCGTCGGCGTGCTCTCACGCGAACACGTCTTGCACTACATTCGCACGCGGGCTGAATTAGGCATATAACCCCGGAGGATCGTCGCTCATGAAATCACTGATTCTCTCCACAGCGACCTACTACCTGCTACCGTTGCTGTTGTTGTTCTCCATCTTTTTGCTGATTCGTGGACACAACCAACCGGGCGGTGGATTTGTTGGCGGACTCGTAGCAGCCGCCGCTTTATCGCTCTATGCCATTGCGCAAGGAACCGCCGAGGTGCGCCGAGCGATTCGATTGCGGTGGGGCGCGCTCATCGGGATAGGATTGCTCACCGCGACGGGTAGCGGCTTGCTTGGACTTTTGAGCGGATACCCGTTTATGACCGGACGATGGTACGCCCAGCCGGTGCCGCTGCTGGGCAAAGTGGGAACGCCGTTGTTGTTTGACGTTGGCGTTTATTTGGTCGTGCTCGGCGTCACCATGACGATCATCTTCACGCTGGCTGAGGAGTAACGATGGAAACGTTGTTGGCGCTCGTCATTGGCGGACTCTACGGAGCCGGCCTTTACTTGATGATGCGGCGGAGCATGGTCAAATTGATTCTGGGCTTAGTGCTGCTCGGACACGCGGCCAACTTGTTGATCTTCACCGTCAGCCGGTTGACGCGCGGGCAATCACCGATTGTGCCGCCCGACCAAACGACGCTGGTCGCGCCATTCGCTGACCCTGTGCCGCAGGCGCTGGTGTTGACGGCGATCGTCATAGGCTTTGGCGTGCAAGCATTCGCCATCGTGCTCCTGAAACGCGCTCATCAAGTGATCGGGACAGA
This genomic interval carries:
- a CDS encoding site-2 protease family protein — its product is MTASLHLGRIWGIPIGLHWSWFLIFGLVTWSLALGFFPREHPGLPPPAYWVLGAITSVLFFASVLIHELGHTYFALRDGLPVRAITLFLFGGVAQLGQEPRTPASEFRISIAGPLTSLALAGLFALLYQLDQAIVYLAAPSLWLARINFILAVFNMIPGFPLDGGRVLRAILWHFTGSLQRATQIASFSGQVIAFGFIGWGMFTMFRGGLFEGLWLAFIGWFLQNAAAATYAAVNLQQVLRGVRVARVMAPGYPQVSGQTLLDQLVEDHVMGSGQRYFFVAEAGRPRGMVTLREVTRVPRAQWSQTSAEQVMVPWDRLTRITPNMELQTALQTMDDANVAQVPVVEDDQIVGVLSREHVLHYIRTRAELGI
- a CDS encoding Na+/H+ antiporter subunit B, with protein sequence MKSLILSTATYYLLPLLLLFSIFLLIRGHNQPGGGFVGGLVAAAALSLYAIAQGTAEVRRAIRLRWGALIGIGLLTATGSGLLGLLSGYPFMTGRWYAQPVPLLGKVGTPLLFDVGVYLVVLGVTMTIIFTLAEE
- a CDS encoding putative monovalent cation/H+ antiporter subunit A, whose product is MLEAVLSGFVVSLTAPWWQRIGRAASGWLLAVLPVGLVIYFAQFLGPLTDGTTLVTSDRWLPSLGINLSFHLDGLSLLFALLISGIGALVLIYAGAYLKGHPHLGRFYAYILMFMASMLGVVLADNVITLFVFWELTSVSSYLLIGFDHEREAARAAALQALLVTGLGGLALLAGLVLLGHVGGSWELSVLLGRGEAIRSHSLYQPILLLILIGAFTKSAQFPFHFWLPAAMEAPTPVSSYLHSATMVKAGVYLLARLHPALGGTDDWHYAVTLAGAMTMLVGAIIALRQHDMKQLLAYSTVSALGMLMLLLGLGTILSIKAAMVFLVVHALYKGALFLIAGAVDHETGTRDVRQLGGLRLMMPITAVAGMLAALSMAGLPPMLGFISKELIYEAKLQAPQAGWLITLAGVIANIWIVAVAITVGIRPFLGSAAKTPNQPHEAPFSLWLGPVILAGLSFILGLLPDVLGQALLSPAAGAVRGEPTEIKLALWHGINPVLALSVQTVVCGLVVFAVRHQMRRMPWPRMFTGANVYKLSLDLLNAVARVQTRAVQTGYLRFYLLMLIVTTVGLGGYTLIDRVELNQQSGWSDIRAHEWMIAIMILTATVMVVRASSRLVAVAALGVIGYGVAVIFMLFGAPDLAITQFTIETLAVILFVLVLYRLPRLAALSSSAARVRDAVVALAAGGLMTMLVVAASGVWRPAPLTEYFAQNSLLLAHGRNVVNVILVDFRSLDTLGEITVLAVAAIGVYALLRLRLETAKESSDYDS
- a CDS encoding SpoIIE family protein phosphatase, which encodes MAVVEEQLKNESRLRTMLEINRRINSSLELEEVLDFILESARILIPYDAAEIYLLDPNTQTVEHVVSRGYHESECVEVPLAHMRGIVGRVITTGESVLAPVVEQNPYYMRSRPTTQSQLTVPIISNGKIIGAFNLESDRPGHFTDEDLQWLTVLATQAAISLEKALLHRERLEKKRLEEQLRIAREVQLSLLPAAAPHVDGFDIAGLNVPSEDIGGDYYDFIPIVPGHLGIVIADVAGKGIPASLIMSAFRAFLRAEIRNNYSIRTIFAKVNKLLCESLAGYQFVTAVYGVLDVANRRFTFSNAGHHPPVVLRADGSVRYLRSGGMVLGLIEDQTYNERTIDLLPGDVLLMYTDGLVEAENAAHQMFDRGRIEQVARANAHLSASALCQTLYADMKQFTGDSQLRDDTTIVVVKVLPMEAQRA
- a CDS encoding VOC family protein gives rise to the protein MIRLKNIQVTLPTRDVAAAAAFYIDVLGFRRESQTARQAILARGDFRLGLVVAEPGATHHPQSAQLRLTLADRDQLKELLDQVRRLNLTVLEEIHEHADGSLIFSFVAPDEHIIEIMTQPMPSSGQVVAESTPAQPSAQASASPPATRPSSSAARPSRAERYALESQALLAKIKEEVASLSTSFSPADLAATLDEMKQKVLQRMSEITEKVTIAVEDHDEQEEKKKEAQHILERYKQAMNQAAPPTAEPPAEADASKPVRKTLGPAPDEKQPNE
- a CDS encoding HAMP domain-containing histidine kinase, with product MATLRTFLRRHLLWVGFLAVVIPLLVLLGVQYQSLKELERTSPLARRAMLTNYLQAVVKEIETIYRMDAERVLNIPPETCSEERIHRVSYHFKKKLSCGARELFVMLFAPNGESRTFFYDATDRGMKLRSDCPQARAVTLACTPWRLVRLQNAGVETTTLSFSDHDPQNPIILNPIVDEASRVIGVAGMIVDVAHFQDKVLPRVIQETLARSFSNNEGENLIVMAYDSSGRKVYTSQPSEGRGEVVWLSLPFVFEKWRLGIQSRDETPEQWARRYMMINLSLSVLMTIMLIGGIVLALRTASREMKLSQMKTDFVSNVSHELRTPLASIRVFGELLKMGRVTQPDKVAEYGQYIETESQRLTQLINNILDFSKIESGQKTYHFELTDLTELVSETLKTVEVQLKQRGFSIDFQRPHEPLPPALIDPQAIAQALMNLLDNAVKYSGSARQIHVRVGHIKAEATVSVTDHGLGIPREEQTKIFERFHRVSTGLVHDVKGSGLGLSIVKHIVEAHRGRVTVESELGKGSTFTIHLPLQPASRQP
- a CDS encoding response regulator transcription factor; protein product: MKRVLIIEDDPTMAVALRDGFRFEGYDVLEASDGVLGLQLAAEQQPDLIILDIMLPQLSGLDVCQRLRSQGYGMPIIMLTARGQEMDKVRGLRLGADDYVTKPFSFVELMARVEAVLRRASKPAEKIEIYRFGNITLDFKRVRATKGEEALELSPREFDIMRYFIEHRGEVVTRDQLLDAVWGYQNFPFTRTVDMHIAKLRKKIEDTPSDPRYIITVHRIGYKFVG
- a CDS encoding Na+/H+ antiporter subunit C encodes the protein METLLALVIGGLYGAGLYLMMRRSMVKLILGLVLLGHAANLLIFTVSRLTRGQSPIVPPDQTTLVAPFADPVPQALVLTAIVIGFGVQAFAIVLLKRAHQVIGTDDLDQMNTTDT